The following coding sequences lie in one Myxococcus xanthus genomic window:
- a CDS encoding family 2B encapsulin nanocompartment shell protein, giving the protein MSNIIKPGGDAEKSQLSLGTAAARQLATTTKSVPQMQGISSRWLLKLLPWVQVSGGVYRVNRRLSYAVGDGRVTFTTTGAKVQVIPQELCELPLLRSYDDVEVLTALANRFEQKTYKAGEVITEVGKEADCIVLIAHGKVNMIGAGKYGDATVLGVLADGDHYSYEALLESQDYWKFTAKAVTATTVLVLQQSDFEAVVAQSPSLNKHVERFKARSKKKQDTTGQAEIELAAGHTGEPVLPGTYVDYETSPREYELSVAQTVLQIHTRVADLFNEPMNQTEQQLRLTVEALKERKEHELINNREFGLLHNAGLKQRIHTRHGPPTPDDMDELLATVWKEPSFFLAHPRAIAAFGQECSRKGIYPTSVDFNGNMVPAWRGIPIFPCSKIPVSDSRTTSIMLMRAGEKNQGVIGLHPGTIPDEIEPGLNVRFMGINEKAIINYLVTSYFSTAVLVPDALGILESVEIGRGD; this is encoded by the coding sequence ATGTCGAACATCATCAAGCCGGGCGGTGACGCCGAGAAGTCCCAGTTGAGCTTGGGCACGGCCGCCGCGCGCCAGCTGGCCACGACGACCAAGTCCGTCCCGCAGATGCAGGGCATCTCCTCCCGGTGGCTGCTCAAGCTGCTGCCCTGGGTGCAGGTGTCCGGTGGCGTGTACCGCGTCAACCGCCGGCTGAGCTACGCGGTGGGAGATGGCCGCGTGACGTTCACCACCACCGGCGCCAAGGTGCAGGTCATCCCGCAGGAGCTGTGCGAGCTGCCCCTGCTGCGCAGCTACGACGACGTCGAGGTGCTGACGGCGCTGGCCAACCGCTTCGAGCAGAAGACGTACAAGGCCGGCGAGGTCATCACCGAGGTGGGCAAGGAAGCGGACTGCATCGTCCTCATCGCCCACGGCAAGGTGAACATGATTGGCGCCGGCAAGTACGGTGACGCCACCGTGCTCGGCGTGCTGGCGGACGGCGACCACTACAGCTACGAGGCGCTGCTGGAGTCGCAGGACTACTGGAAGTTCACGGCCAAGGCCGTCACGGCGACCACCGTGCTGGTGCTTCAGCAGTCCGACTTCGAGGCCGTGGTGGCCCAGTCGCCCTCGCTGAACAAGCACGTCGAGCGGTTCAAGGCGCGCTCGAAGAAGAAGCAGGACACCACGGGCCAGGCCGAAATCGAGCTGGCCGCGGGCCACACCGGCGAGCCGGTGCTGCCGGGCACCTACGTGGACTACGAGACGTCGCCCCGCGAATACGAGCTGAGCGTGGCGCAGACGGTGCTCCAGATTCACACCCGCGTGGCGGACCTCTTCAACGAGCCCATGAACCAGACGGAGCAGCAGCTCCGGCTGACGGTGGAGGCGCTGAAGGAGCGCAAGGAGCACGAGCTCATCAACAACCGCGAGTTCGGCCTGCTGCACAACGCCGGCCTCAAGCAGCGCATCCACACCCGGCACGGCCCGCCCACGCCCGACGACATGGACGAGCTGCTGGCCACCGTGTGGAAGGAGCCGTCCTTCTTCCTGGCCCACCCGCGCGCCATCGCCGCCTTCGGCCAGGAGTGCAGCCGCAAGGGCATCTACCCCACCAGCGTGGACTTCAACGGCAACATGGTGCCCGCCTGGCGCGGCATCCCCATCTTCCCGTGCAGCAAGATTCCCGTCAGCGACTCGCGCACCACGTCCATCATGCTGATGCGCGCGGGTGAGAAGAACCAGGGTGTCATCGGCCTGCACCCGGGCACCATCCCCGACGAAATCGAGCCCGGCCTCAACGTCCGGTTCATGGGCATCAACGAGAAGGCCATCATCAACTACCTGGTCACCAGCTACTTCTCCACGGCCGTCCTCGTGCCCGACGCGCTGGGCATCCTGGAGAGCGTCGAAATCGGCCGCGGCGACTAG
- a CDS encoding family 2B encapsulin nanocompartment shell protein has product MANFVKTGGDDTPRLSLGTAAARQLATTTKTVPQMQGITPRWLLRMLPWVEVTGGTYRVNRRLSYAVADDRLVFSNIGAKVQVIPQELLKLPLLRGLSGDDEVIAALASRFTQAEYKAGDVIVEAGTPAEHVFLLAHGKARKLRTGPYGAAVTLDVLADGDHFGDQAVAESDDVWTYTVKATTPCTVLSLQQQVFEDLIARSATLRAQVERYRERLKKPQDKLGQAAIPLAAGHSGEPDIQGGYVDYELTPREYELSVAQTVLRVHTRVSDVFSDPMDQTEQQLRLTIEALRERQEHELINNRDFGLLHNADLKQRVHTRNGPPTPDDLDELLSRRRKSRFFLAHPRTIAAFGRECTRRGIYPTPVEVQGTPCMAWRGVPLLPCDKIPITEQRTSSILVLRTGQEDQGVIGLRRTGLPDEVEPGLSVRRMDVSDKAISNYLVSTYFSAALLIPDALGVLENVELGV; this is encoded by the coding sequence ATGGCGAATTTCGTGAAGACGGGTGGCGACGACACCCCGCGCCTGAGCCTGGGCACGGCCGCGGCGCGTCAGCTGGCGACGACGACGAAGACCGTCCCGCAGATGCAGGGCATCACCCCGCGGTGGCTGCTGCGCATGCTGCCCTGGGTGGAGGTGACGGGCGGCACGTACCGGGTCAACCGTCGGCTGAGCTACGCGGTGGCGGATGACCGCCTCGTGTTCAGCAACATCGGCGCGAAGGTGCAGGTCATCCCACAGGAGCTGCTCAAGCTGCCGCTGCTGCGGGGCCTGAGCGGCGACGACGAGGTGATTGCGGCCCTGGCCAGCCGGTTCACCCAGGCGGAGTACAAGGCGGGCGACGTCATCGTCGAGGCGGGCACCCCCGCCGAGCACGTGTTCCTGCTGGCCCACGGCAAGGCGCGCAAGCTCCGCACAGGCCCGTATGGCGCGGCCGTCACCCTGGATGTGCTGGCGGACGGCGACCACTTCGGCGACCAGGCGGTGGCGGAGTCGGATGACGTCTGGACCTACACCGTCAAGGCCACCACGCCGTGCACGGTGCTGTCCCTGCAGCAGCAGGTGTTCGAGGACCTGATTGCCCGGTCCGCCACGCTGCGCGCCCAGGTGGAGCGGTACCGGGAGCGCCTGAAGAAGCCCCAGGACAAGCTGGGGCAGGCCGCCATCCCCCTGGCCGCCGGCCACTCCGGTGAGCCGGACATCCAGGGCGGCTACGTGGACTACGAGCTCACGCCCCGCGAGTACGAGCTGAGCGTGGCCCAGACGGTGCTCCGGGTCCACACGCGCGTCTCCGACGTGTTCAGCGACCCCATGGACCAGACGGAGCAGCAGCTGCGGCTGACCATCGAAGCGCTGCGGGAGCGGCAGGAGCACGAGCTCATCAACAACCGGGACTTCGGCCTGCTCCACAACGCCGACCTCAAGCAGCGCGTCCACACCCGCAACGGGCCGCCCACGCCCGATGACCTGGACGAGCTGCTCAGCCGGCGCCGCAAGTCGCGCTTCTTCCTGGCGCACCCGCGCACCATCGCGGCGTTCGGCCGGGAGTGCACCCGCCGGGGCATCTATCCGACGCCCGTCGAGGTCCAGGGCACGCCGTGCATGGCCTGGCGCGGGGTCCCCCTGCTGCCGTGTGACAAGATTCCCATCACCGAGCAGCGCACCAGCTCCATCCTCGTGCTGCGCACCGGCCAGGAGGACCAGGGCGTCATCGGCCTGCGCCGCACCGGCCTGCCGGACGAAGTCGAGCCCGGCCTCTCCGTGCGCCGCATGGACGTGTCGGACAAGGCCATCTCGAACTACCTGGTCAGCACCTACTTCTCCGCCGCGCTGCTCATCCCCGATGCGCTGGGTGTGCTGGAGAACGTGGAGCTCGGCGTCTGA
- a CDS encoding kelch repeat-containing protein — MTPPGDDALAAARGQALSQWKQAPSATSALALALAYFPDLETGPAPSAPSARQLEAQLGNDGGLTLTTRGLTFQVQPAASTPGTLHRERFAAFQGERHLWWPAGSTQTTAQGWRTSRVEEAWILDAVPEARGDKPSHRAEYTVTLPASVRRIQDTGDYLQFLDESARPVLRFHPAVVRDANGHSRAGSTRLAGGRMNPRTQVFDVDGAQVRITTEVSLAGLTAPLVVDPGWSSTAAMAEARAQHTGVLLGTGQLLVVGGVNRLGFVASSERYDPDTDTWSAAAAAGISGNVAISARLSDGRALVLADGATSGRIYDPATDTWSATGPMAAPRSLATLTRLDSGQFLIAGGSNLATAELYDPASNTFLPTGSLLRVRRSHTATLLRNGQVLAVSGFNNVDDEVPGADLYDPVAGTWTAAAPPLVPRHYATATLLPDGRVLLVGGFTSGGIVTTHAELYDPTANTWTATGGLNFARNGHTATLLPDGRVLVVGGSNAARDAQPASELYDPATGTWTLAGSMATGRENSTTTLLPSGKVLTTGGFHSNPSLTFYADTEVYDPGVQRWAAAGTLGAPRIDPLMVLLPTNRVLVAGGRDGASTALASASLYDRTTNAWSAAAGLSTARADATATTLASGEVLVVGGTNAGGTLNTAERYTPTTNTWSPAASPTRARHLHTATRLPDGRVLVIGGQDGADVLASAELYDPATQAWTAAASAAGARTAHAAALLPDGRVLIAGGRDAGGAALASAEVYDPTTNTWAPIAALALGRESFTLTLLPSGELLAAGGVAGGVALATTERYSAAANTWTPDSPLTQARWRHTTTLMPSGTLLVAGGLSAPDTYVASAETYGAPSRTWTPVIAPDVRGGAVAVALPTGEVLLAGGTAATTAQRYEEVLALPAWRPVVSAPETLYQTCPTVIEGQGFRGISSASSSNYLDSPTDFPLVRLGAAEGGRLWTLPATDMSATRATVRVPAEVLPGPYALSIFANAIPGGRMVLVRANTAPTAEAVSIATISGVPLDVTLTATDPDVDQTLTWTIVTPPQHGTLTGTPPNLRYTPNAGYVGADSFTYRVSDCGMDSNEASVGVTVNTPTPLTITCPANTVLEATGPDGAPGNWPPATATPGDGGPAAITYEPEEGSTLPLGTTTVTAIAENASGDRATCTFQVEVRDSTPPALTCPADIRTTSDDASGTTVTFELPEATDGVSTPAVTSSPASGSTFRHGNNTVTVTATDAAGNEARCTFQVTVQATVISIAGGGCQASGGGAASSLAILVVLASWSGLRRRSRHASH; from the coding sequence TTGACGCCTCCGGGTGACGACGCGCTGGCCGCCGCACGAGGCCAGGCCTTGTCCCAGTGGAAGCAGGCCCCTTCCGCCACCAGCGCCCTGGCGCTGGCGCTGGCCTACTTCCCCGACCTCGAAACGGGTCCGGCCCCTTCAGCGCCCTCGGCCCGGCAGCTCGAGGCCCAGCTCGGGAATGACGGAGGGCTGACGCTGACCACGCGTGGACTGACCTTCCAGGTCCAGCCGGCGGCCTCCACCCCGGGCACGCTCCACCGCGAGCGCTTCGCCGCGTTCCAGGGCGAGCGGCACCTCTGGTGGCCCGCGGGGAGCACGCAGACCACCGCACAGGGCTGGCGCACCTCGCGGGTCGAGGAGGCGTGGATTCTGGACGCGGTACCGGAGGCGCGCGGCGACAAGCCGTCGCACCGCGCCGAGTACACCGTCACGTTGCCGGCCTCCGTCCGGCGCATCCAGGACACGGGCGACTACCTCCAGTTCCTCGATGAAAGCGCGCGACCCGTGCTCCGCTTCCATCCCGCCGTGGTGCGAGACGCCAACGGCCACTCGCGCGCGGGCAGCACGCGGCTCGCGGGTGGACGCATGAATCCGCGCACCCAGGTGTTCGACGTGGACGGCGCGCAGGTCCGCATCACGACCGAAGTCTCCCTCGCCGGGCTCACCGCGCCGCTCGTCGTCGACCCGGGCTGGTCCTCCACCGCCGCCATGGCGGAGGCCCGCGCTCAGCACACCGGCGTCCTGCTCGGCACCGGCCAGTTGCTGGTCGTCGGTGGCGTCAACCGCCTGGGCTTCGTGGCTTCGTCCGAACGCTACGACCCCGACACCGACACCTGGAGCGCGGCGGCCGCCGCCGGGATTTCAGGCAACGTCGCCATTTCCGCGCGCCTCTCCGACGGGCGGGCGCTCGTGCTGGCGGACGGCGCCACGTCGGGGCGCATCTACGACCCCGCGACGGACACATGGTCGGCCACGGGCCCCATGGCCGCGCCCCGCTCCCTTGCCACCCTCACGCGGCTCGACTCCGGTCAATTCCTCATCGCGGGCGGCAGCAACCTCGCGACCGCCGAACTGTACGACCCCGCGAGCAACACGTTCCTCCCGACCGGCAGCCTCCTGAGGGTCCGGCGCTCCCACACCGCCACGCTGCTGCGGAACGGGCAGGTGCTCGCGGTGAGCGGCTTCAACAACGTGGACGACGAAGTCCCGGGCGCCGACCTCTACGACCCGGTGGCGGGAACATGGACCGCCGCCGCGCCGCCCCTGGTCCCAAGGCACTACGCCACCGCCACCCTGCTCCCCGATGGCCGCGTGCTGCTCGTGGGCGGATTCACCTCGGGCGGTATCGTCACCACGCATGCCGAGCTCTATGACCCGACGGCCAACACGTGGACGGCCACCGGCGGCCTGAACTTCGCGCGCAACGGCCACACCGCCACGCTGCTGCCCGACGGCCGGGTGCTCGTCGTGGGCGGCTCCAACGCCGCGCGAGATGCCCAACCAGCATCCGAACTCTACGACCCCGCCACCGGCACGTGGACCCTCGCGGGCTCCATGGCGACTGGCCGGGAGAACAGCACGACGACCCTGCTCCCCTCCGGCAAGGTGCTCACCACCGGAGGCTTCCACTCCAATCCGTCACTCACGTTCTACGCGGACACGGAGGTCTACGACCCTGGCGTCCAGAGATGGGCCGCGGCGGGGACCCTGGGCGCTCCTCGCATTGACCCGCTGATGGTGCTGCTGCCCACGAACCGCGTCCTCGTGGCGGGTGGCCGTGACGGAGCAAGCACCGCGCTGGCGTCCGCCTCGCTGTATGACCGGACGACGAACGCCTGGTCCGCGGCCGCGGGCCTCTCCACCGCGCGAGCGGATGCCACGGCGACGACGCTGGCCTCGGGCGAGGTGCTCGTCGTGGGTGGCACGAACGCAGGCGGCACGCTGAACACGGCGGAGCGCTATACGCCGACCACGAACACCTGGAGCCCCGCGGCGTCACCCACCCGCGCGAGACATCTGCACACCGCGACGCGCCTGCCGGATGGACGGGTGCTCGTCATCGGTGGCCAGGACGGCGCGGACGTGCTCGCCTCCGCGGAGCTGTACGACCCGGCCACCCAGGCGTGGACCGCCGCGGCGTCCGCGGCCGGGGCGCGCACCGCGCACGCCGCCGCCCTGCTGCCCGATGGACGGGTGCTCATCGCGGGCGGACGTGACGCGGGTGGAGCAGCCCTCGCGTCGGCGGAGGTGTACGACCCCACCACCAACACCTGGGCGCCCATCGCCGCCCTCGCCCTGGGCCGCGAGAGCTTCACGCTGACGCTGCTGCCCTCCGGCGAACTCCTGGCGGCGGGCGGCGTCGCGGGAGGCGTGGCGCTCGCCACCACGGAGCGGTACTCCGCCGCCGCGAACACCTGGACGCCGGACAGCCCGCTGACACAAGCGCGCTGGCGCCACACCACCACCCTGATGCCCTCCGGCACGCTCCTGGTCGCGGGCGGCCTGAGCGCCCCAGACACCTACGTGGCCTCGGCCGAAACCTACGGAGCCCCCTCGCGGACCTGGACACCGGTCATCGCGCCCGACGTGCGGGGTGGGGCCGTCGCCGTTGCATTGCCCACGGGCGAGGTCCTGCTCGCGGGAGGCACAGCCGCCACCACGGCCCAGCGCTACGAGGAAGTCCTCGCGCTTCCCGCCTGGCGTCCGGTCGTCTCTGCGCCAGAGACGCTCTACCAGACCTGCCCCACCGTCATCGAAGGCCAGGGCTTCCGGGGCATCTCGAGCGCATCCAGCAGCAACTACCTGGACTCGCCAACGGACTTCCCCCTGGTGCGCCTGGGCGCCGCCGAGGGCGGGCGGCTCTGGACGCTCCCCGCCACGGACATGTCCGCCACGCGCGCGACGGTGCGAGTGCCCGCGGAGGTGCTTCCGGGCCCGTATGCCCTGTCCATCTTCGCCAACGCCATTCCGGGCGGGCGCATGGTGCTGGTGCGCGCCAACACCGCGCCCACCGCGGAGGCCGTGAGCATCGCCACGATTTCCGGCGTCCCGCTGGACGTCACGCTCACCGCGACCGACCCGGACGTGGACCAGACGTTGACGTGGACCATCGTCACGCCGCCCCAGCATGGAACGCTGACCGGCACGCCGCCGAACCTCCGGTACACGCCCAACGCGGGCTACGTGGGCGCCGACAGCTTCACCTACCGCGTCAGTGACTGCGGCATGGACAGCAACGAGGCCTCGGTGGGCGTCACCGTGAATACCCCCACGCCCCTGACCATCACCTGCCCCGCGAACACCGTCCTGGAAGCAACGGGACCGGATGGCGCCCCGGGCAACTGGCCGCCCGCCACCGCGACTCCCGGGGACGGAGGGCCGGCCGCCATCACCTATGAACCCGAGGAAGGCAGCACGCTGCCGCTGGGGACCACCACCGTCACCGCCATCGCGGAGAACGCCTCGGGCGACCGGGCCACGTGCACGTTCCAGGTCGAGGTGCGGGACAGCACCCCGCCCGCGCTGACGTGCCCCGCCGACATCCGGACGACCTCCGATGATGCGTCGGGCACGACGGTGACCTTCGAGCTGCCCGAGGCCACGGACGGCGTCTCGACGCCCGCCGTCACGTCCTCGCCGGCATCGGGGAGCACCTTCCGGCACGGCAACAACACCGTCACCGTCACCGCCACGGACGCAGCGGGCAATGAAGCCCGCTGCACGTTCCAGGTCACCGTCCAGGCAACGGTCATCTCCATCGCCGGAGGCGGCTGCCAGGCCTCAGGCGGTGGCGCTGCCTCGTCCCTGGCCATCCTGGTGGTTCTGGCATCGTGGAGCGGCCTGCGTCGCCGCTCGCGCCACGCCTCGCACTGA
- a CDS encoding family 2 encapsulin nanocompartment cargo protein terpene cyclase, producing the protein MGTAKNKQPFELPDFYVPWPARLNPNLEGARVHSKAWARELGIIGRPKDGSAPEIWSEAKFDAMDYALLCAYTHPEAPGPELDLVTDWYVWVFYFDDHFLELYKRSQDQVGAKAYLDRLPLFMPVDPAATPPPPTNPVEAGLLDLWNRTVPSRSMAWRRRFFESTKHLLDESSWELSNISDRRVSNPIEYIEMRRKVGGAPWSANLVEHAVFAEVPDRVAASRPMRVLKDTFSDAVHLRNDLFSYEREILEEGELSNGVLVMEKFLNISPPSAAHLVNEVLTSRLQQFENTVLTELPSLFVEFGLNPVEQAQVLTYVRGLQDWQSGGHEWHMRSSRYMNKGSGGAGGFFLGPNGLGTSAARLPQSPTALGLTRLKSFSHVPYQPVGPVKLPKFYMPYSTKPSPHLDAARRDSKAWARRMGMLDVLPGVPGGYIWDDHKFDVADVALCGALIHPHATAAQLNLSSCWLVWGTYADDYFPAFYGHSKDMAGAKVFNARLALFMPEDAGAGIPPPTNPVERGLADLWARTTEGVTPASRSLFRKAILDMTESWLWELANQIQNRIPDPIDYVEMRRQTFGSDLTMSLSRLAHGDALPPEVFHSRPIRSLENSAADYACLINDVFSYQKEIEFEGELNNGVLVVQRFLDLDPARAVSVVNDLMTARMQQFEYIIANELEPLARTFNLDGKAQDKLKQYVQKLQWWMSGVLIWHQTVDRYKEFELRASRKLAPQLSSGPTGLGTSAARITSLFANLRSGA; encoded by the coding sequence ATGGGTACGGCGAAAAACAAGCAGCCATTCGAACTGCCAGATTTCTATGTTCCCTGGCCGGCGCGCTTGAATCCCAACCTCGAAGGCGCCCGGGTGCATTCGAAGGCCTGGGCGCGCGAGCTGGGAATCATTGGCCGCCCGAAGGATGGCAGCGCTCCGGAAATCTGGAGCGAGGCGAAGTTCGATGCCATGGACTACGCCCTGCTCTGTGCCTACACGCATCCGGAGGCACCGGGCCCGGAGCTGGACCTCGTCACCGACTGGTACGTCTGGGTCTTCTACTTCGATGACCACTTCCTGGAGCTCTACAAGCGCTCCCAGGACCAGGTCGGCGCGAAGGCCTACCTGGACCGTCTGCCCTTGTTCATGCCGGTCGACCCGGCCGCCACGCCTCCGCCCCCTACCAACCCGGTAGAGGCCGGACTGCTGGATTTGTGGAACCGGACCGTCCCCAGCCGCTCCATGGCGTGGCGGCGCCGGTTCTTCGAGAGCACGAAACACCTGCTGGACGAGTCGAGCTGGGAGCTGTCCAACATCAGCGACCGCCGCGTCTCCAACCCCATCGAATACATCGAGATGCGCCGCAAGGTGGGCGGCGCCCCCTGGTCCGCCAACCTGGTGGAGCACGCCGTCTTCGCCGAAGTCCCCGACCGGGTCGCGGCCAGCCGCCCCATGCGGGTGCTGAAGGACACGTTCTCCGACGCGGTCCACCTGCGCAACGACCTGTTCTCCTACGAGCGGGAGATTCTGGAGGAAGGCGAGCTCTCCAACGGCGTCCTGGTGATGGAGAAGTTCCTGAACATCTCCCCGCCGAGCGCCGCGCACCTCGTCAACGAGGTCCTCACCTCGCGCCTCCAGCAGTTCGAGAACACCGTCCTCACGGAGCTGCCGTCCCTGTTCGTCGAGTTCGGCCTGAACCCGGTGGAGCAGGCCCAGGTGCTCACCTACGTCCGGGGGCTCCAGGACTGGCAGTCCGGCGGGCACGAGTGGCACATGCGCTCCAGCCGCTACATGAACAAGGGCTCCGGCGGCGCGGGCGGCTTCTTCCTGGGCCCCAACGGCCTGGGCACCTCCGCGGCGCGGCTGCCGCAGTCACCCACCGCCCTGGGGCTCACCCGCCTCAAGAGCTTCTCCCACGTGCCGTACCAGCCCGTGGGACCGGTGAAGCTGCCGAAGTTCTACATGCCGTACTCCACGAAGCCGAGCCCTCACCTGGATGCCGCGCGGCGCGACTCCAAGGCGTGGGCGCGGCGCATGGGCATGCTGGACGTGCTCCCCGGAGTCCCCGGCGGCTACATCTGGGATGACCACAAGTTCGACGTGGCGGACGTGGCGCTCTGCGGCGCGTTGATTCATCCCCACGCCACCGCCGCGCAGCTCAACCTGTCCTCCTGCTGGCTCGTCTGGGGCACCTACGCGGACGACTACTTCCCGGCCTTCTACGGGCACAGCAAGGACATGGCTGGCGCCAAGGTGTTCAACGCCCGGCTGGCGCTGTTCATGCCGGAGGACGCCGGCGCGGGAATTCCGCCCCCCACCAACCCGGTGGAGCGCGGGCTGGCGGACCTGTGGGCCCGCACCACCGAAGGCGTGACGCCCGCCTCACGGAGCCTGTTCCGCAAGGCCATCCTGGACATGACGGAGAGCTGGCTGTGGGAGCTGGCCAATCAAATCCAGAACCGCATCCCGGACCCCATCGACTACGTGGAGATGCGGCGCCAGACGTTCGGCTCGGACCTCACCATGAGCCTGTCCCGCCTGGCCCATGGCGACGCGCTGCCGCCTGAAGTCTTCCACAGCCGTCCCATCCGCAGCCTGGAGAACTCCGCGGCGGATTACGCCTGCCTCATCAACGACGTCTTCTCCTACCAGAAGGAGATTGAGTTCGAAGGTGAGCTCAACAACGGCGTGTTGGTCGTCCAGCGCTTCCTTGACCTGGACCCGGCGCGGGCCGTCTCCGTCGTCAACGACTTGATGACCGCGCGGATGCAGCAGTTCGAATACATCATCGCCAACGAACTGGAGCCGCTGGCGCGCACCTTCAACCTGGACGGCAAGGCCCAGGACAAGCTGAAGCAGTACGTCCAGAAGCTGCAGTGGTGGATGAGCGGTGTGCTCATCTGGCACCAGACGGTGGACCGCTACAAGGAGTTCGAGCTGCGCGCGTCCCGCAAGCTGGCGCCGCAGCTCTCGTCGGGCCCCACCGGCCTGGGCACCTCCGCCGCACGCATCACATCCCTGTTCGCCAACCTGCGCTCCGGCGCCTGA
- a CDS encoding type 1 glutamine amidotransferase domain-containing protein yields the protein MTRRLARLALACFAGALGCATAPTHQVIFPSAERQPPEVHPPGSVLMVLSAASEQKLANGSTRQTGVFLNEFYEPYRALIDAGYDVVVATPEGRAPAFDPEGMNPSYWKEHPGALAEAQALVTQLPQLHTPLNLSEVRARADDFQALLIPGGQGVMVDLLDDADLHGLLIDFGATDRPVGLVCHAPALLTRLPKQQSPFAGRRVTSVSGFEEWYIETFVMDARAQVRGIGDQLDDAGYRHETALPGRSRAVRDCNLVTSQNPFSGADFNVHFLAALSDWRNAGRCAEDTGEPPRASR from the coding sequence ATGACGCGGCGCCTCGCCCGGCTCGCGCTCGCATGCTTCGCGGGTGCACTGGGCTGCGCCACCGCGCCGACGCACCAGGTCATCTTTCCTTCCGCGGAGCGACAACCCCCGGAGGTCCATCCCCCTGGGAGCGTCCTCATGGTCCTCTCGGCCGCGTCGGAGCAGAAGCTCGCGAATGGAAGCACGCGCCAGACGGGCGTCTTCCTGAACGAGTTCTATGAGCCCTACCGAGCGCTCATCGACGCCGGCTACGACGTGGTGGTCGCGACGCCCGAGGGCCGTGCACCGGCGTTCGACCCCGAGGGCATGAACCCTTCGTATTGGAAGGAGCACCCCGGGGCGCTCGCCGAAGCCCAGGCGCTCGTCACGCAGCTTCCCCAGTTGCACACGCCGCTGAACCTGTCCGAGGTCCGCGCGCGCGCAGACGACTTCCAGGCGCTGCTCATTCCAGGAGGACAGGGCGTCATGGTGGACCTGCTCGACGACGCGGACCTGCACGGCTTGCTCATCGACTTCGGTGCCACGGACCGTCCCGTGGGGCTCGTCTGTCATGCCCCGGCGCTCCTCACGCGCCTGCCAAAGCAGCAGAGCCCCTTCGCGGGCCGGCGCGTCACTTCGGTCTCCGGCTTCGAGGAGTGGTACATCGAAACCTTCGTCATGGACGCACGCGCCCAGGTTCGTGGGATTGGAGACCAGCTCGACGACGCCGGCTACCGCCATGAGACGGCGCTTCCGGGCCGCTCCCGCGCCGTGCGGGATTGCAACCTGGTGACCAGCCAGAATCCATTCTCGGGTGCCGACTTCAACGTGCACTTCCTCGCCGCGCTGAGCGACTGGCGCAACGCGGGCCGGTGCGCCGAGGACACCGGCGAGCCACCGCGCGCCTCGCGCTGA
- a CDS encoding helix-turn-helix transcriptional regulator — MGVDQGTMTSPSLNALLKAAVARTYPEIPTEGRDKVTVLQAVMDAHGWRPVLELGRELRALASHPVLRALVAGPTPRHAVERWTTLERFLHSRHRTQLLSHDLARAQMTLRHAAIDGGAILTVNDLFIWGVLVALLETAGVTELSVTLESEGEAPMAIHGPALVDETRSLPATTNVATFHWKPGKPLRLQEPAAPREGAPREVRERLEQVMRDDLLHPWTLEETAQRLALSRRGLQRALQQEGTTFSQTLQRVRVGAAHALLADARLTLTDVAFCTGFSDQAHFSRTFRKHNDVPPSALRELVLTRSRR, encoded by the coding sequence ATGGGCGTGGACCAAGGCACCATGACGAGCCCGTCCCTGAACGCCCTGTTGAAGGCGGCCGTCGCGCGGACCTACCCGGAGATTCCAACCGAGGGGCGCGACAAGGTCACCGTCCTCCAGGCCGTCATGGATGCCCATGGCTGGCGACCCGTGCTGGAGCTCGGCCGCGAGCTGCGGGCCCTTGCGTCCCATCCCGTCCTCCGGGCGCTCGTCGCGGGGCCCACGCCCCGGCACGCCGTGGAGCGGTGGACCACCCTGGAGCGCTTCCTTCACTCCCGCCACCGCACGCAACTGCTCTCCCACGACCTGGCCCGCGCCCAAATGACGTTGCGACATGCGGCCATCGACGGCGGGGCGATTCTCACCGTCAACGACCTGTTCATCTGGGGGGTGCTCGTCGCGCTCCTGGAGACCGCGGGTGTCACGGAGCTTTCCGTCACACTCGAGTCCGAAGGTGAAGCGCCCATGGCCATTCATGGCCCCGCCCTGGTGGACGAAACGCGAAGCCTGCCCGCCACGACGAACGTGGCGACGTTCCACTGGAAGCCTGGGAAGCCCCTCCGTCTCCAGGAGCCTGCTGCGCCGCGCGAGGGAGCCCCCCGCGAGGTCCGCGAGCGGCTCGAACAGGTGATGCGGGACGACCTGCTGCACCCCTGGACGCTCGAGGAGACCGCGCAGCGGCTCGCCCTGTCCCGCCGCGGCCTCCAACGCGCCTTGCAGCAGGAAGGGACCACCTTCTCGCAAACCCTTCAACGCGTCCGCGTCGGCGCGGCACACGCGCTGCTGGCAGACGCGCGCCTGACGCTCACGGACGTCGCTTTCTGTACCGGGTTCTCCGACCAGGCCCACTTCTCGAGGACGTTCCGCAAGCACAACGACGTCCCGCCCTCGGCACTGCGCGAGCTCGTGCTCACCCGTTCGCGCCGCTGA